CATCAAATTGTAATACTTCTTTTTCCTCATCTGATAATTCACGTGAAGCCATACCTAAGTTTGCCGTACCGTTCATAGCAGCTTCCATACCAGCAGTTGATCCGTTAGAAGTAACGTTAACTGTTACATTAGGATTTAATGCTTGATATTCTTCAGCTAAAACTTCCATAACAGGCGTTACTGATGTAGATCCAACAACTTCAATTGTTCCTTCTAAACCAGCAGCTTCGTATGAAGGTAATTCAGTTGCAGCTTCTTCAGTTGCTTCTTCTTCAGTTGCTTCTTCTTCAGTTGCTTCTTCTTCAGTTGCTTCTCCATCAATTGCATCACCAGCAGGTGTTACTTGGATGTATCCTTCTCCTTCTACAATTGCTTGTCCTTCAGCAGAGTGGATGAAAGATAAGAAGTCTTGAGTAACTTCATCAAAGCTTTCTTCAGTCCAAGCTACGTTAAATGGACGTGAAATTGGATATTCACCAGCAAGGATTGCTTCAGGAGTAGCTTCAGCACCATCAACTAATAATGGTTTAACTGAATCATCTAAAGATCCTAAAGAAATGTATCCAATGGCTGCAGGGTCACCTGCTACTGTTTGCATAACACCATTTGTAGAGTTTTGGATAACTGCACTTACGCTAGTCATATCGTCGTCATTTTCATCAACTACACCAACGATTTCAACGAAAGCTCCACGAGTACCTGAACCATCTTCACGAGATACAACAGTAATTGGACCTTCTTGAGCTAATACAGAAACAGATGAAAGAGCTAAACCAGCAACAGCTAACATAGGTAAAACTTTGAATGATTTCTTCACTTAAAAATCTCTCCTTTAAATTTAAACTATAGTCTAAACAAAATACACGACAGATTGCAATACGGGAAAAGTAAGGAATCTTACTCACCGTATGCTTAAATTATACCATCCTATTGTGAATTTACTGTAAAGGTA
This window of the Fundicoccus culcitae genome carries:
- a CDS encoding substrate-binding domain-containing protein; this encodes MKKSFKVLPMLAVAGLALSSVSVLAQEGPITVVSREDGSGTRGAFVEIVGVVDENDDDMTSVSAVIQNSTNGVMQTVAGDPAAIGYISLGSLDDSVKPLLVDGAEATPEAILAGEYPISRPFNVAWTEESFDEVTQDFLSFIHSAEGQAIVEGEGYIQVTPAGDAIDGEATEEEATEEEATEEEATEEAATELPSYEAAGLEGTIEVVGSTSVTPVMEVLAEEYQALNPNVTVNVTSNGSTAGMEAAMNGTANLGMASRELSDEEKEVLQFDAIALDGIAVIVHNDNPLEEISLDNVRAIFLGELTDWSELAQ